The sequence cttagtaataataataataataataataataataatgatggtatttgttaagcgcttactaggtgcgaagcactgttctaagcgctgagcactgttctaagcgctgaatgttgCACCCAACGAGTttaccaatctgattagctcgtatctaccccgcttagtaataataataataatgataatggtatttgttaagcgcttactatgtgcaaagcactgttctaagcgctgaatgttgcccacagcgagtttaccaatctgattagctcgtatctacgctgcttagtaataataataataatgatgatgatggtatttgttaagcgcttactaggtgcgaaacactgttctaagcgctgagcactgttctaagcgctgaatgttgCACCCAACGAGTttaccaaactgattagctcgtatctaccccgcttagtaataataataataataatgatggtattggttaagtgcttactatgtgcaaagcactgttctaagcgctggggcggttacaaggtgatcaggttgtcccacgggggggctcacagacttcatccccattttcagtggaaagagcccgggctttggagtcagaggtcacgggttcaaatcccggctccgccaactgtcggctgtgtgactttgggcaagtcacttcacttctctgggcctcagttacctcatctgtaaaatggggattaaaactgtgagccccccgtgggacaacctgatcaccttgtaacctccccagcgcttagaacagcgccttgcacatagtaagcgcttaacaaataccatcatcattattattattattattccctgcccacgacgagttgaccaatctgattatcgccggaaagagcccgggctttggagccagaggtcacgggttcaaatcccggctccgccaactgtcggctgtgtgactttgggcaggtcacttcacttctctgggcctcagttccctcatctgtaaaagggggataaaaactgtgagccccccccccatgggacaacctgatcaccttgtaacctccccagcgcttagaacagtgctttgcacacagtaagcgcttaacaaataccatcatcattattattattattattccctgcccacgacgagttgaCCAATCTGACTATcgccggaaagagcccgggctttggagccagaggtcacgggttcaaatcccagctccgccaactgtcggctgtgtgactctgggcaagccacttcacttctccgggcctcagttccctcatctggaaaagggggataaacaccgcgagcccccccgtgggacaacctgagcaccttgtaacctccccagcgcttagaacagtgctttgcacacagtaagcgcttaacaaataccatcatcattattattattccctgcccatgacgagttgaCCAATCTGACTATcgccggaaagagcccgggctttggagccagaggtcacgggttcaaattccggctccgccaactgtcggctgtgtgactttgggcaagccacttcacttctccgggcctcagttacctcatctgtaaaatggggattaaaactgtgagccccctgtgggacaacctgatcaccttgtaacctccccagcgcttagaacagcgccttgcacatagtaagcgcttaacaaataccatcatcattattattattattattccctgcccacgacgagttgaCCAATCTGACTATcgccggaaagagcccgggctttggagccagaggtcacgggttcaaattccggctccgccaactgtcggctgtgtgactttgggcaggtcacttcacttctctgggcctcagttccctcatctgtaaaagggggataaaaactgtgagccccccccccatgggacaacctgatcaccttgtaacctccccagcgcttagaacagtgctttgcacacagtaagcgcttaacaaataccatcatcattattattattattattccctgcccacgacgagttgaCCAATCTGACTATcgccggaaagagcccgggctttggagccagaggtcacgggttcaaatcccggctccgccaactgtcggctgtgtgactctgggcaagccacttcacttctccgggcctcagttccctcatctggaaaagggggataaacaccgcgagcccccccgtgggacaacctgagcaccttgtaacctccccagcgcttagaacagtgctttgcacacagtaagcgcttaacaaataccatcatcattattattattattattccctgcccatgacgagttgaCCAATCTGACTatcggcggaaagagcctgggctttggagccagaggtcacgggttcaaatcccggctcctccaactgtcggctgtgtgactctgggcaagccacttcacttctccgggcctcagttccctcatctgtaaaatggggacaaacaccgtgagcccccccgtgggacaacctgaacaccttgtaacctccccagcgcttggaacagtgctctgcacgtagtaagcgcttaataaatgccgtcatcgtcATTCTCATTAGCTCGTGGCTatgcccagcgcttcgaacgacGCTGGGCAGGTCGTCCGCGCTTAACCCATCCCGCGATTTTTctttttgttcaatcaatcacatttattgagcgcttactatgtgcagagcactggactaagccttatCACTTTTATCCTATAAAAAAGATAAAAAGATATATTTTATCTTATCTTATTTTATCTTATATCACTTTTATTTTATCACTTTACTTATAAGTAAAGTcttatcacttttagactgtgagcccactgttgggtagggactgtctctatctgttgccaatttgtacttcccaagcgcttagtccagtgctctgcacatagtaagcgctcaatacatacgattgattgattgattgattgattgatcacgacTAGCCCCCCGGGgcctcccccccgtccccagGCCCTCACCGGGATTAAAGAGGAAGACCCCCTTGAGGTAGGCGTACTCCTTGGGGCCGAGGTCCAGGCCCCGGAAAGTGTGAAGGCAGCACTGCAGCCTCTGCACGGCGGCCAGCGTGGGCCGAGCGGGCTCGGGCTCCCGGCGCGGGCGGCCCCGGCCGTCCAGCAGGATCCGCTGGAGCATGCTCGGGGCGGGCGCGGGGGTCTCGGCCACCTCGAAGGCCACGGCGTCCTGGGCCAGGCCCAGCAGGAAGAGCGGGGCCCAGCAGCGCCGGAGCAGGAGCAGCCGGTCGCCGGCGGGCAGCAGGCGGAAGGAGGGCAGGTTCCTCATGAAGCTGACCGTCTTCACCAGCACGGCCGAGGCCGCCCGGCAGGTGCGCTGAGGCGCGAGCAGGGACACGGGCCGCCGACGCCGCCGGTGGCAGGGACAGCGCCGCTGGGCCcggccggggcccggcccggcccgcaggAGGGTGTACAGGATGGCCTGGTGGGTCCCGCACCCGCCCTGGCACGGGCAGCCCGCGGGGCCCGCCTCCGTCTCCTCCATGCGGCCGCGAACCCAGAGCCCGGGCCGCTCTCTCTGCccgttccttccctccctctctcgccGCTTAGCCGGATCTGTCACTGTTGCATGTGCTACTTCTATTTTTCCCTCGCGAATTTTCTCACCCCCGaactctccctgcctctgtctcccgcTGTTTCTCTCTCTGCGTCTCTGCCTTTGGCCCTGGGCCTTCCCGCCGCGCTCTGGGCTCGGTTCCCGCTCTATTTATAGCCCCCCGGGAGGGCGCGGGCCCGGGCGACCTTGACTCCCCGGTTGGAGCCGGGTTCATTGACAAAGCAGGCGGCCCGGGCGCGATAGGCCGGGGagcggggcaggggttggggggggatggcCCACGTGGTGCTGAGGAAGGCTTTTCTCAATGAAACCGCCTGCCCGAGGACCCGGGGGCCCGCCTTATCGCCCGGATTACTCAAAACGGATAAACAGGGTCATTAATCCACCGCGTACCCTGCCCCGGGACTCCGGGTGCATCGCAGCCGCCTCGTCGGGACGACGGCCGGTGTCACGGCCGGGGCGCGCGCCCGGGCCCTCGCGGTGctctaatgataatgacggtggtATCTGTGGAGCGCTCGCTATGggggtcctaagcgctggggtggatacaagcaaatcggtcccCGTCTCACGCTCcgaatctccgttttccagatgaggtggccgaggcccagagcggtggagcgacttgcccgaggtcacgcagcggacgagcggcagagccgggattcgaacgcggGTCCTGCTGGTGCCCGGGCTCTAACCGCTCCCCCTTCgtccggggttggggggcggggggaggccgcCCGAGAGCCCCAACCTTGGACGGCTCGACCTGGAAGTGACTTTATCGGCGGCTGTTTGTCTAACCTCGAGGCCGTTCCCGCCGGCAGGTTCGGCCGGGTTCGGCGGGCACAGCCAGGGGGGAAACCAGGCATCCTGGCAACATCCCGTCCCACCCGCAGAGTCTCCCCTGCCCCGTCTCCTCCCGCCTTGGGGTAGGGGGTTCTTCAGGGTGGGCCGTGCGgaagacctcctcctcctcctcctcctcccaaccttCCCGGGGACACTTCCGAAGCCCTCACCCTCTCCCGGGGTCATAAATCACCCGGGCGGGCAAATACGGGGAAAACAGTCCAATGTTCAGCCTGGTACAGGGTCCTCCTCTCGGATCGggccgcgggcccggccagcgggGAGGGCGGGACCCTGGAGCGGATTTGAGACCCAGGCGTTCCCCGGGATGGGAAGAAATTCGGGTGGGCCCGGCTCCTCGAAGCCACGGGGCTCCTGGTGGGCACCACCCGGCCGGGAGCGTGGGCCCCTGGGCTCAGGCCCCAGGCCCCGGATCCCACTGGGCCTTAGTGGGGTTGGAGTGGGTGCGGGGGGCTAAGGGgggaccgataataataataatgatggcattttattaagcccttactacgtgcaaagcagcgctggggtagatacaaggtaatcgagttgtcccacgaggggctcacagacttaatccccattttccagctgagggaactgaggcccagagaagggaagtgacttgcccaaagtcacacagctgacgagtggcggggccgggatttgaacccacgacctctgactccagggcccgagctctttccaccgagccacgctgcttctcgatggaaggatggggggctgggagagccgagtagattgataatgataataataatggtggcatttattaatcaatcaatcaatcaatcatatttattgagcacttactgtgggcagagcactggactaagtgcttgggaagtccaagttgggaacatagagagacagtccctacccaacagtgggctcacagtctacatgggggagacagagaacaaaaccaaacatactaacaaaataaaataaatagaatagatttgtacaagtaaaatagataaatagagtaataaatatgtacaaacatatatattaagcgcttactatgtgcaaagcactgttctaggctctgaggaggtcacaaggtgatcagggtgtcccacgggaggctcacagtcttcatccccattttacggatgagggaactgaggcccagagaagtgaagtgacttgcccaaagtcacacagcggacagttggcggagccgggatttgaacccgcgacctctggctccaaagcccgggctctttccactgagccacgctgcttgatgggagggatggagggagagcagggggaggaagcGGGCGGGATGCCGTAGCAGAGCCTTGTGGGCGGCGAAGGTGTCCgtttatcgctgtattgtactctcccaagcgcttagtacagtgctccgtccacagtaagcgctcatcatcatcatcatcatcatcaatcgtatttattgagcgcttactatgtgcagagcactgtactaagcgcttgggaagtacaaattggcaacatctagagacagtccctacccaacagtgggctcacagtctaaaagggggagacaaagaacaaaaccaaacatactaacaaaataaaatcaataggatagatatgtacaagtaaaataaatagagtaataaatatgtacaaacatatacacatatttacaggtgctatggggaagggaaggaggtaagaagggggatggagagggggacgagggggagaggaaggaaggggctcagtgtgggaaggcctcctggaggaggtgagctctcagcagggccttgaagggaggaagagagctagcttggcggatgggcagagggattgggggcattccaggcccgggggatgacgtgggccgggggtcgatggcgggacaggcgagaacgaggtacggtgaggagatcagcggcggaggagcggagggtgcgggctgggctggagaaggacagaagggaggtgaggtaggagggagcgaggggatggacagcctggaagcccggggtgaggagtttctgcctgatgcgcagattgattggtagccactggagatttttgaggaagggagtaatatgcccagagcgtttctggacaaagataatccgggcagcagcatgaagtatggattgaagtggagagagacacgaggatgggagatcagagagagctcagtaaatacgactgagagagagagagagcagaccaggatgaggggctgggggggcgggccTGAGGAAGCCGGAGTGCGGGACTTCTATTGCTCAGCGGACTGGGCTTCAGGCGGAGAAGGCCACGCTGATGCCAACTGCCATGTCGCACCCGGCCCGTGACCCGGTGGCGTTCGGGGATtcctgctgcctctcccctcattcattcattcgttccattgtacttattgagcgcttactgtgtgcagagcactggactaaacacttgggaagtccaagtcggcaacgtctagagacggtccctacccaacagcgggctcacggtctaggagggggagacagacaacgaaacaaaacagtgTCACTGGCCCTGGGGCTGGaaacttcttcttcctcctcctcctcctcctcctcctcttctccccactttcccccacCCGGGATAGGGAGCAATGCCCTCGGCAGATCCAGGCAGGGGTGGCTGACCTGCAGGGCGTTGGGTGAGAATCTGAGAACAAACAGCGGCGATTCTCGCGAGGGGTGGGCTGGGATGGCCAAACAGCAGGCCTCCATCCGTGGCTACCCTTGGCCCGggtcaggggtaataataataataataacaacgataatgatgacatttctcaagcgcttactacgtgccaagcactgttctaagcactggggaggatacaaggtgatcaggttgccccacaaggggctcacagtcttcatcatcatcatcatcaacagacaacaaaacatattaacaaaataaaataaatagaataaatatgaacaaataaaatagagtaataaatcatcatgatcaatcgtatttattgagcgcttactgtgtgcagagcactgaactaagctcttgggaagtacaagttggcaacatatagagacagtccctatccaacagcgggctcacagtctaaaagggggagacagagaacaaaagcaaacatactaacaaaataaaataaatagaatagataggtacaagtaaaattaataaataaatagagtaataaatctgtacaaacatatatacatctatacaggtgctgtggggaagggaaggaggtaagatggggggatggagagggggacgagggggagagtcttcatcctcatttgacagatgaggtaactgagcctggagaagtgaagtgacttcacagagtcacccagctgacaggaggtggagacgggattagaacccatgacctctcactcccaagcccgggctctttccactgagccacgctgctcctcggtgaagcactgtggctcagtggaaagagcccgggctttggagtcagaggtcacagttcaaatcccggctccgccagttgtcagctgtgtgactttgggcaagtcacttcacttctctgggcctcagttccctcatctgtcaaacggggatgaagactgtgagccccccatgggacagcctgatcgccttgtatctaccccagcgcttagaacagtgctcagcacacagtaagcgcttaacaaataccattattgcagactgtgggcccgtcgttgggtagggatctgttgccgaatagtgctttccaagcgctcagtccagcgttccgcacacagtaggcgctcgataaatgcggctgaatgaacgatgagggtgatgatgatggcgtttgttaagcgcttactatgtgccaagcactgtcctaagcgctggggaggatacaaggtgatcaggttgtcccccgggcggctcccagtcttccggatgaggcccagagaactgaagtgacttgtccaaagtcacacagctgacaattggcagagccgggatttgaacccacgacctctgattccaaagcccaggctctggagggaTTTGAGGGGAGTCAGGGGTGGGATTAGCACAGCCCCAAATGCGGCCCCTTCCGGGCCGCCCTTTCTTGCCAGTTGGCCCTCTTCCTTgagcctctgccctcctcctcttcaatcaatcagtcaatcaatcaatcgtatttattgagcgcttactgtgtgcagagcactggactaagcgcttgggaagtccaagttggcaacatatagagatggtccctacccaacagcgggctcacagtctagaagggggagacagacaacaaaacaaaacatattaacaaaataaaatataattaatatgtacaagtagaatagagtaatacagctgtacaaacatatatacatatatacaggtgctgtggggaggggaaggagggaaggcagggggatggggagggggaagagggggagaggaaggagggggctcagtctgggaataataatcaatcaatcgtatttattgagagcttactgtgtgcagagcactgtactctgtaaaGTGCACTGtaaaccataataatattaataataataattgtggtatttgttgaatgcttactacactggggtggatatgagcaaatggggttggacacccgGCTTGgacatcctcccttcaaaaccctattgagagctcacctcctccaggaggccttcccagactgagccccctttttcctctccccctcgccatcctcccgccctacctccttcccctccccacagcacccgtatagatgtttgtaccgatttattactcaatttgttTTACTTGGGCATATTTTCTCTttgatttattttgtcaatgatgtgcatcccttcaaagccctatcgagagctcacttcctccaaggggtcttcccagactgagc comes from Tachyglossus aculeatus isolate mTacAcu1 chromosome 16, mTacAcu1.pri, whole genome shotgun sequence and encodes:
- the NR0B2 gene encoding nuclear receptor subfamily 0 group B member 2 isoform X2, producing the protein MEETEAGPAGCPCQGGCGTHQAILYTLLRAGPGPGRAQRRCPCHRRRRRPVSLLAPQRTCRAASAVLVKTVSFMRNLPSFRLLPAGDRLLLLRRCWAPLFLLGLAQDAVAFEVAETPAPAPSMLQRILLDGRGRPRREPEPARPTLAAVQRLQCCLHTFRGLDLGPKEYAYLKGVFLFNPDVPGLRASAAIESLQCEAQRALREELLPRHPQDRGRFARILLVASTLQSIPPALGPGAAANRRLRRLHRTSLNYGIF
- the NR0B2 gene encoding nuclear receptor subfamily 0 group B member 2 isoform X1, whose amino-acid sequence is MEETEAGPAGCPCQGGCGTHQAILYTLLRAGPGPGRAQRRCPCHRRRRRPVSLLAPQRTCRAASAVLVKTVSFMRNLPSFRLLPAGDRLLLLRRCWAPLFLLGLAQDAVAFEVAETPAPAPSMLQRILLDGRGRPRREPEPARPTLAAVQRLQCCLHTFRGLDLGPKEYAYLKGVFLFNPDVPGLRASAAIESLQCEAQRALREELLPRHPQDRGRFARILLVASTLQSIPPALVRDLFFRPVIGEADVAGLLAEMLVGAQARASSPQGPLQI